In Zobellia roscoffensis, the following are encoded in one genomic region:
- a CDS encoding MBL fold metallo-hydrolase has product MKIEQIYTGCLAQGAYYIESKGEVAIIDPLREVHPYLERAEKAGAKIKYIFETHFHADFVSGHVTLAKETGAEIVYGPNANPSFDALIATDGQEFKLGDITITALHTPGHTMESTTYLLKDENGKDHAIFSGDTLFLGDVGRPDLAQKAASMTQEDLAGILFDSLRNKIMPLADDIIVYPAHGAGSACGKNMMKETVDTLGNQKKMNYALRADMTKEEFVEEVTDGLLPPPKYFPLNVKMNKEGYEDIADVLDRGTTELDPKAFEAMANETGAVVLDVRTQKEFITGHIPRSIFIGLNGDFAPWVGALIADTKQPLLLVTPEGMEEEAVTRLSRVGFDATVGILKGGFDAWKKSGKDFDTITSITAEEAKSKIENKEAEVFDVRKESEFLSEHVIDALNTPLDGINDYLNEFPKDKTFLVHCAGGYRSVIAESILKSRGIHNFIDIGGGFGALKTAEVPSTDYVCPTTL; this is encoded by the coding sequence ATGAAGATAGAACAAATATATACCGGATGCCTGGCACAGGGCGCATATTATATTGAAAGTAAAGGTGAGGTAGCTATAATTGATCCGCTTCGTGAAGTACATCCCTACCTTGAAAGAGCGGAAAAAGCAGGGGCGAAGATCAAGTATATTTTTGAAACGCATTTTCATGCGGATTTTGTGAGTGGTCACGTAACACTTGCTAAGGAAACAGGAGCTGAGATTGTGTACGGGCCAAATGCAAATCCTTCTTTTGATGCTTTGATCGCTACGGACGGGCAAGAGTTTAAGCTGGGTGATATCACCATTACGGCCTTGCATACGCCGGGGCACACCATGGAAAGTACTACCTACTTGTTGAAAGACGAAAACGGAAAAGACCACGCTATTTTCTCTGGTGACACTTTGTTTTTGGGAGACGTAGGCAGACCGGATTTGGCTCAAAAAGCGGCAAGTATGACCCAAGAAGATTTGGCAGGTATTTTGTTCGATAGTCTGCGGAATAAAATCATGCCATTGGCCGATGATATAATTGTATATCCGGCACACGGAGCAGGTTCTGCATGTGGTAAGAACATGATGAAGGAAACCGTAGATACCTTGGGCAACCAAAAGAAAATGAACTACGCATTGCGTGCGGATATGACCAAAGAAGAGTTTGTTGAAGAAGTTACGGACGGTCTGCTTCCACCACCAAAATATTTCCCTCTGAACGTTAAAATGAACAAAGAAGGATATGAAGATATAGCCGATGTCCTTGATCGAGGAACAACAGAATTAGACCCGAAGGCTTTTGAAGCGATGGCCAACGAAACTGGTGCTGTAGTTCTAGACGTTAGAACCCAGAAAGAATTTATTACAGGTCATATTCCACGATCTATATTTATTGGTCTTAATGGCGATTTTGCTCCGTGGGTAGGTGCCCTTATTGCAGATACCAAACAACCTCTTTTGTTGGTAACACCCGAAGGCATGGAAGAAGAAGCGGTAACGCGCTTATCCCGTGTGGGATTTGATGCTACCGTCGGAATTTTAAAAGGCGGATTTGATGCTTGGAAAAAATCGGGAAAAGATTTTGATACCATTACCTCAATAACTGCGGAAGAAGCAAAATCCAAAATAGAGAATAAAGAAGCTGAGGTGTTTGATGTGCGTAAAGAGAGCGAATTTCTTTCTGAACACGTGATTGATGCTTTGAACACACCGTTAGATGGTATAAATGACTATCTAAATGAATTCCCAAAAGATAAAACCTTCTTGGTTCATTGTGCCGGAGGATATCGTTCAGTGATAGCAGAATCTATTTTAAAGAGTAGAGGTATACATAACTTTATAGATATAGGAGGTGGTTTTGGAGCCCTTAAAACGGCTGAGGTTCCTTCAACGGACTATGTTTGTCCTACTACTTTATAA
- a CDS encoding exonuclease domain-containing protein, whose amino-acid sequence MYSIVDIETTGNGIKGNKITEISIFIYDGYEIVDEFTSLVNPQAEIPYFITRLTGIDNDMVRDAPTLDEIVDDILKITEGTIFVAHSVNFDYNVIKNELKLLGRDFIRKKLCTVRLSRKLLPGYHSYSLGKLCSSLDIPLRDRHRARGDAHATTLLFKKLLRAEGADEVFKSFLNARSQESTLPAALPKEAFEKLPTAPGIYYFKDSKGKVIYVGKAINIKKRVLSHFYDKKTKEIQLCTATADLDFELSGSELVALLMESQAIKHHYPEFNRAQKRKIQPYGIFSYEDRNGIKHLAFNKLKMAPNAVLTLYNPTDCRLFIEEICKHFRLCPKYCHLQENVKTCSHYRIETCDGICREEEDPDSYNEKVQLALDHIRAQKEDFVIKEKGRNTEEEAFILVKNSSYMGYGFVNDEETISSNHELETFLIPQNNTLETESIIKSYISKNPGKVLLLESEAKEQ is encoded by the coding sequence TTGTACAGTATAGTAGACATAGAAACCACCGGAAACGGCATTAAGGGTAACAAGATTACCGAAATTTCTATATTCATATATGACGGTTATGAGATTGTAGACGAGTTTACTTCTTTGGTAAACCCGCAAGCCGAAATTCCTTATTTCATTACACGATTAACGGGTATTGATAATGATATGGTTCGTGATGCCCCTACCCTAGATGAAATTGTAGATGATATTCTAAAGATTACGGAAGGCACCATTTTTGTTGCCCACAGCGTCAATTTTGACTATAACGTAATCAAAAACGAACTGAAGCTTTTAGGGCGTGATTTTATTCGCAAAAAACTATGTACCGTTCGGTTATCACGTAAACTGTTACCCGGTTACCATTCCTATAGTTTGGGCAAGTTATGCTCATCTTTAGACATACCCTTAAGGGATAGGCACCGCGCCCGTGGCGATGCACATGCCACTACTCTTTTGTTCAAAAAACTGCTGCGTGCAGAGGGCGCTGACGAAGTTTTTAAATCTTTCTTAAACGCCCGTTCGCAAGAATCAACTTTACCAGCTGCGTTACCAAAAGAAGCTTTTGAAAAGTTACCCACAGCCCCTGGCATTTACTATTTTAAGGATAGTAAAGGAAAAGTTATTTATGTAGGCAAGGCCATTAATATTAAGAAACGAGTACTAAGTCATTTTTACGACAAAAAGACCAAAGAAATTCAGCTTTGTACGGCAACCGCAGATTTAGATTTTGAACTCTCCGGAAGCGAACTGGTAGCACTTTTAATGGAATCGCAAGCCATAAAACACCATTACCCGGAATTTAACCGTGCGCAGAAAAGAAAAATACAGCCATATGGTATATTCAGTTATGAAGACAGAAATGGCATTAAGCATCTGGCTTTTAACAAATTGAAAATGGCACCCAATGCCGTTCTCACATTATATAACCCAACCGATTGCCGACTTTTTATTGAAGAAATTTGCAAGCATTTTAGGCTATGCCCAAAATATTGCCATTTGCAGGAAAATGTAAAAACCTGTTCCCATTACCGAATAGAAACGTGCGATGGTATCTGTAGGGAGGAGGAAGACCCGGATTCGTACAATGAAAAGGTTCAATTGGCACTTGATCATATCCGAGCGCAAAAAGAAGATTTTGTAATCAAGGAAAAAGGACGAAATACAGAGGAAGAAGCCTTTATTTTGGTTAAAAATAGCTCTTACATGGGTTATGGTTTTGTAAATGATGAAGAGACCATAAGCTCAAACCATGAACTGGAAACTTTTCTCATTCCCCAAAACAATACTTTGGAGACCGAAAGTATCATCAAGTCCTATATCAGCAAAAATCCCGGGAAGGTGTTGCTCTTGGAGAGCGAGGCCAAAGAACAGTAA
- a CDS encoding M48 family metalloprotease, with amino-acid sequence MPVSSTYFKLILFFMAFVQLNAQHIAPESIRNEVEAALAFYPELKDTPITFKIIKNISQSTMRAQPKFNSLLKSKKKRSYVILISEKIKISGKEFLTKDVPKDIMVGWLGHELGHVMDYRDRSNLNLIWFGIKYTFSGSYIKEAERAADTYAVAHGMHDYILQTKRFILDHAEIDEKYKERIRRYYLSPEEIMSIVEELETAEKSE; translated from the coding sequence ATGCCCGTTAGTTCAACTTATTTTAAACTCATTCTATTTTTTATGGCCTTTGTTCAATTAAATGCCCAACATATTGCTCCTGAATCTATTCGTAATGAAGTGGAAGCGGCATTAGCGTTCTATCCGGAACTAAAAGACACACCAATTACTTTCAAAATTATAAAGAACATCAGCCAGTCTACCATGCGGGCACAACCTAAATTCAATAGTCTTTTAAAAAGTAAAAAGAAACGCTCGTATGTTATTTTGATAAGTGAGAAAATAAAAATTTCGGGAAAGGAATTTTTAACCAAAGATGTGCCCAAAGATATTATGGTAGGTTGGTTAGGTCATGAACTAGGTCATGTCATGGACTACCGCGATCGTAGCAACTTAAATCTAATTTGGTTTGGAATCAAATACACATTTTCTGGCTCATATATTAAAGAAGCGGAACGGGCTGCCGATACCTATGCCGTAGCACATGGCATGCACGATTATATCTTACAGACCAAGCGTTTTATACTAGACCATGCAGAAATAGATGAAAAGTATAAAGAACGTATACGTAGATATTACCTATCTCCTGAGGAAATTATGAGCATCGTAGAAGAACTTGAAACCGCCGAAAAAAGCGAGTAA
- a CDS encoding GH3 family domain-containing protein, producing MPIIGHIIKGFIEVRDKLSGEKNPIEEQESVLQELLEKAKDTAFGKHYKFETILESDSLADAFTKFVPYFDYNRIDKEWWQKLHEGEEDVTWPGTPDYFALSSGTTGKTSKRIPVTDDMVAAIRKTGVEQVFALSNFDLPPDFFELGILMLGSSTDLNKVEGHEEGEISGISASNIPTWFRGYYKPGEEISEIDDWDERVQKIAEEAPNWDIGALSGIPSWMELMLQKVIDYHGLNNIHEIWPNLQVYTSGGVAFGPYEKSFNALLGKPITVIDTYLASEGFMAFQARPETDAMQLSTDAGIYFEFVPFEPQYIQPDGSLSDDAPALKLSEVKEGQDYVLIISTVSGAWRYLIGDTIEFTDVKRAEIKITGRTKFFLNTVGSQLSVNKLDDGVQELEEKFGIRIPEYTLCAHRIDGEFYHCWYLGTEDKTDDEALANALDESLKKANKNYKVARSKALKGVKVVSVQPSVFHDWNGRNKKKGGQVKMERVMGEEKFEEWEAFVKEL from the coding sequence ATGCCGATTATAGGACATATTATTAAAGGATTTATTGAGGTTAGGGATAAACTATCAGGTGAAAAAAATCCGATAGAAGAACAAGAATCAGTACTGCAAGAATTGCTGGAAAAGGCAAAGGATACCGCTTTTGGAAAGCATTATAAATTTGAGACTATTCTAGAATCTGATAGTCTTGCCGATGCTTTTACAAAGTTCGTTCCTTATTTTGATTATAATCGTATTGATAAAGAGTGGTGGCAAAAACTACATGAGGGCGAAGAAGATGTTACATGGCCGGGCACACCGGATTATTTTGCGTTAAGCTCTGGTACTACGGGAAAGACGAGCAAAAGAATTCCTGTAACAGATGATATGGTCGCAGCCATTAGAAAAACGGGCGTAGAGCAGGTTTTTGCTTTAAGTAATTTTGATTTGCCTCCGGATTTCTTTGAGCTTGGTATTTTAATGTTAGGTAGTTCTACGGATTTAAACAAAGTGGAAGGTCACGAAGAAGGGGAGATAAGCGGTATTAGCGCCAGTAACATTCCTACGTGGTTCCGTGGCTATTATAAGCCTGGAGAGGAAATTTCAGAAATTGATGATTGGGACGAACGTGTGCAAAAAATAGCAGAGGAAGCTCCCAATTGGGATATTGGTGCGTTAAGCGGAATCCCTTCTTGGATGGAATTGATGTTGCAGAAAGTAATTGATTACCACGGATTAAATAATATACACGAGATTTGGCCCAACCTACAAGTATATACTTCGGGGGGTGTCGCTTTTGGACCCTATGAGAAGAGTTTTAATGCTCTTTTAGGGAAGCCTATTACAGTTATAGATACCTACTTGGCTTCTGAGGGGTTTATGGCATTTCAAGCTAGACCCGAAACAGATGCTATGCAGCTTTCTACGGATGCCGGTATTTATTTTGAATTCGTGCCTTTTGAACCACAATACATACAACCAGACGGTTCATTAAGTGATGATGCGCCGGCCTTAAAATTGTCCGAAGTAAAAGAAGGTCAAGATTATGTGCTCATTATAAGTACCGTTTCAGGTGCTTGGCGTTACCTTATTGGTGATACCATAGAATTTACGGATGTAAAGCGTGCGGAAATTAAAATAACCGGTAGAACCAAGTTCTTTTTAAACACGGTAGGTTCTCAACTTTCGGTAAATAAATTGGATGATGGCGTACAAGAATTAGAAGAAAAATTCGGAATACGCATTCCTGAATATACACTGTGTGCACATCGCATTGATGGTGAATTCTACCATTGCTGGTACTTGGGTACGGAAGACAAAACAGATGATGAAGCGCTGGCCAACGCTTTGGACGAATCACTAAAAAAGGCGAATAAGAATTATAAAGTAGCACGTTCAAAAGCCCTTAAAGGGGTAAAAGTTGTTTCAGTACAACCATCGGTTTTTCATGATTGGAACGGAAGGAACAAAAAGAAAGGCGGACAGGTAAAAATGGAGCGTGTAATGGGTGAGGAAAAGTTTGAAGAGTGGGAAGCTTTTGTAAAAGAGTTGTAG
- a CDS encoding SulP family inorganic anion transporter: protein MRRILPFLDWITDYNKSWFSKDLIAGLTVGIILIPQGMAYAMIAGLPPVFGLYASLVPMIVYTFFGTSRQLAVGPVAMDSLLVAAGLGTLAITSTDNYITMALLLAFSVGAVQLILGVLRMGFLVNFLSKPVISGFTSAAALIIMFSQLKHLLGVDIARSNRFDILLMNAFEKLGQTNLYDFAIGFIGILIIVGLKKWNKRIPGVLFVVIIGILLVYFLQLSTLGVHIVGEIPTGLPSFKLPALQLDSIIELVPIAVTMALIGYLEAISIGKSMEEQTGEETIDANKELIALGSSNMLGSLFQSYVVTGSFSRSAINSQAGAKTPMALLFSAIVVTVTLLFLTPLFYYLPNAVLASIIMVSVYGLIDVAYPKSLWQYRKDELFVLIITFLVTLFAGISEGILVGVLLSLLLMVYKSSKPHFAVLGRIDGSDYYKNIDRFGQNVLVRDDLLIVRFDSQLYFGNKNFFKKELFKNVDTKGDKLKGVILNAEAISYVDSSAAQMLIRVIDELHERGLQFYISGATGPTRDTIFSSGIIEALHKQYLFVQTKEAVDYFDNMTPLSVLSEKVAYQSRLNRN from the coding sequence ATGCGAAGAATTCTTCCTTTTTTGGATTGGATTACGGACTATAATAAGAGTTGGTTTTCCAAAGACCTTATAGCCGGACTAACCGTTGGCATTATTCTTATACCCCAAGGAATGGCCTACGCCATGATCGCCGGTCTGCCCCCCGTTTTTGGACTTTACGCTTCCTTGGTTCCAATGATTGTGTACACATTTTTTGGTACCTCTAGGCAGTTGGCCGTTGGGCCCGTGGCAATGGATTCCCTTTTGGTAGCGGCAGGTTTGGGTACGTTAGCTATTACTTCTACGGACAATTATATTACTATGGCACTGCTTTTGGCATTTTCCGTAGGTGCCGTACAACTCATTTTAGGGGTTCTAAGGATGGGTTTTTTGGTAAATTTCTTATCGAAACCGGTCATAAGTGGTTTTACTTCCGCGGCAGCGTTAATTATTATGTTCAGTCAGCTGAAGCATCTTTTGGGTGTGGACATAGCCCGTAGCAATCGGTTTGATATACTGCTGATGAACGCCTTTGAAAAGTTGGGGCAGACCAACCTATATGATTTTGCTATTGGCTTTATAGGCATTCTGATCATCGTAGGGTTAAAGAAATGGAATAAACGCATACCGGGCGTGCTCTTTGTGGTTATTATAGGTATTCTATTGGTCTATTTTTTACAATTATCCACTTTAGGGGTGCATATAGTAGGGGAGATTCCTACGGGTTTGCCTTCTTTTAAGCTTCCTGCATTACAACTGGATAGTATCATAGAATTGGTACCCATTGCGGTAACCATGGCATTGATAGGTTATTTAGAGGCTATTTCCATTGGGAAATCCATGGAAGAACAGACCGGGGAGGAAACCATAGATGCCAATAAGGAACTTATTGCATTGGGAAGCTCTAATATGTTAGGGTCTTTATTTCAGTCGTACGTAGTAACAGGTAGTTTTTCGCGCTCGGCAATCAACAGTCAGGCCGGAGCAAAAACACCTATGGCTTTGTTATTTAGTGCTATTGTGGTTACTGTTACGTTACTATTTTTAACCCCCTTGTTTTACTACTTGCCCAATGCAGTTTTGGCAAGTATTATTATGGTTTCTGTATATGGGTTAATTGATGTTGCCTATCCTAAAAGCCTCTGGCAGTATCGTAAAGACGAACTTTTTGTGTTGATCATTACATTTTTAGTAACTCTTTTTGCGGGAATTTCTGAGGGTATTTTAGTTGGGGTTTTATTGTCCTTGTTGTTGATGGTATATAAAAGTTCAAAGCCTCATTTTGCCGTTTTGGGTAGAATAGATGGTTCTGATTATTATAAAAATATAGATAGGTTTGGGCAAAACGTTTTGGTTCGTGATGATTTGCTTATAGTTCGCTTTGATTCGCAATTGTATTTTGGGAATAAGAACTTTTTCAAAAAAGAACTCTTTAAAAATGTAGATACCAAAGGCGATAAACTGAAAGGCGTTATTCTAAATGCTGAGGCTATAAGTTATGTAGATTCCAGCGCAGCCCAAATGCTTATTCGGGTTATTGATGAGCTGCATGAAAGAGGACTTCAGTTTTATATTTCAGGAGCTACAGGACCCACACGCGATACCATTTTTAGTAGCGGAATTATAGAAGCGCTACATAAACAGTACTTGTTCGTACAGACCAAAGAAGCCGTAGATTATTTTGATAATATGACGCCTCTGTCCGTATTAAGCGAAAAAGTGGCTTACCAAAGTCGCCTGAACCGTAACTAA
- a CDS encoding SDR family oxidoreductase, translating to MKRNVLITGTSTGVGYQSALLFGENGFKVYATMRNLKKADALKEQITQNNLDIEILELDVTKTASIKSAVETIIDKDGRIDVLVNNAGAGFAKTTEQSSEDEIRWVTEVNYLGTVFCTQAVLPYMRKQRAGQIINITSVGGLVGQPFNELYCGAKFAIEGFAEGLASYVTDAFNINISNVEPGGISTEFMNSAVDKTKTNGQLASGEYLPIFQAYLEGNQKRAEESEVQVYQTGREVAEVVLKVAQNDNPPMRIRTSQWAEELCELKTSADPDGTKLVAQVKSSFL from the coding sequence ATGAAAAGAAACGTTTTAATTACAGGAACATCAACAGGAGTAGGGTATCAAAGTGCACTGCTTTTTGGTGAAAATGGATTCAAGGTGTATGCAACTATGAGAAACCTCAAAAAGGCGGATGCCCTTAAAGAACAAATCACCCAAAATAATTTGGACATAGAGATTCTAGAACTAGATGTAACTAAAACCGCATCCATTAAATCTGCTGTGGAAACTATTATAGACAAGGACGGCAGAATAGATGTTTTGGTAAACAATGCTGGTGCCGGTTTTGCAAAAACTACTGAACAGTCATCAGAAGATGAAATTAGATGGGTGACCGAGGTTAATTATTTAGGTACCGTATTTTGTACACAGGCCGTGTTACCGTATATGCGTAAGCAGCGAGCAGGTCAAATTATAAATATTACTTCGGTTGGCGGTTTGGTAGGGCAGCCTTTTAACGAGCTGTATTGTGGTGCTAAATTTGCCATTGAAGGTTTCGCCGAAGGCTTGGCAAGTTATGTTACCGATGCTTTTAATATCAATATTAGCAATGTAGAACCAGGTGGTATATCAACTGAGTTTATGAATTCTGCGGTAGACAAAACCAAAACGAATGGACAATTGGCTTCGGGAGAATATTTGCCAATTTTTCAAGCTTATTTAGAAGGCAATCAGAAAAGAGCAGAAGAGTCTGAAGTACAGGTTTATCAAACAGGCCGCGAAGTAGCGGAAGTTGTTCTCAAAGTTGCTCAAAATGATAACCCACCTATGAGAATCCGTACCTCTCAATGGGCGGAAGAATTATGTGAATTAAAAACTTCTGCTGACCCGGATGGAACTAAATTGGTTGCTCAGGTAAAAAGTAGTTTTCTATAG
- a CDS encoding cytochrome-c peroxidase, with product MCRIVKIGIQLVIAVLFVNCTNTEKKKDSTADITRVVTTYTALPKTVKSPKDNPSTPEKEALGKLLFYDPILSGNKDVACATCHHPDNGYAEFLDISMGPNANGLGSKRKFNAPNDIPFVKRNAPTIINSAYNGMDAFGNYKPSEATMFWDDRVKSLEKQALEPIKAFEEMRGHGIAEDSILQTVVDRVKDIPEYQKLFAEAFDEPNAVTVENLAKAIAAFERSLVTNNSRFDQFMRGDQDAILISEKEGFELFKSVGCVNCHNGPMFSDYKMHVLGTPENDKLEQPDAGVKDTFAFRTPTLRNLRFTPPYMHNGSLTTLKKVLEFYEDIANGKERNEHVPVQRYDPFVRELDLSVKEMSQIISFLNTLNDTDFDKSLPESVPSGLPVGGNIQ from the coding sequence ATGTGTAGAATAGTCAAAATAGGAATTCAATTGGTAATAGCCGTGCTATTCGTTAATTGCACCAATACAGAGAAAAAGAAAGATAGTACAGCAGACATAACTAGGGTCGTAACTACGTATACAGCCTTGCCTAAGACGGTGAAATCTCCCAAGGATAACCCGTCTACACCTGAAAAGGAGGCATTGGGCAAGTTGCTTTTTTACGACCCTATTCTTTCCGGAAATAAAGATGTGGCCTGTGCAACCTGTCATCACCCGGATAATGGGTATGCAGAGTTTTTGGATATTAGCATGGGACCTAATGCCAATGGTTTGGGCAGTAAGCGTAAATTTAATGCGCCCAATGACATTCCCTTTGTAAAAAGAAATGCGCCAACTATTATCAATTCGGCATACAACGGTATGGATGCTTTTGGTAATTATAAGCCTTCTGAGGCCACCATGTTTTGGGACGACCGTGTAAAAAGTCTTGAAAAACAGGCGTTGGAGCCTATAAAGGCTTTTGAGGAAATGCGCGGGCATGGTATTGCCGAAGACAGTATCCTCCAGACCGTTGTAGATCGTGTGAAAGATATTCCCGAATATCAAAAGTTATTTGCTGAGGCTTTTGACGAACCCAATGCAGTAACAGTAGAAAACTTAGCAAAGGCTATTGCTGCTTTTGAACGTTCCCTGGTGACCAACAATTCTCGGTTCGACCAATTTATGAGAGGTGACCAAGATGCTATCTTAATTTCGGAGAAAGAAGGTTTTGAACTTTTTAAATCCGTTGGGTGTGTAAATTGTCATAACGGTCCCATGTTTTCAGATTATAAAATGCATGTTCTGGGCACGCCCGAGAACGATAAATTAGAACAGCCGGATGCAGGTGTTAAGGATACCTTCGCTTTTCGAACACCCACACTTCGGAATTTACGTTTTACACCTCCTTATATGCACAACGGCAGTTTAACTACCCTTAAAAAGGTATTGGAGTTTTATGAGGATATTGCCAATGGAAAAGAACGAAATGAGCACGTTCCCGTTCAGCGGTACGACCCCTTTGTACGTGAACTGGATCTATCCGTAAAGGAAATGTCTCAGATTATTTCGTTTTTAAATACACTTAACGATACTGATTTTGATAAGAGCTTACCGGAAAGTGTGCCCAGTGGTCTGCCTGTAGGTGGTAATATCCAATAA
- a CDS encoding ASCH domain-containing protein: MKHLILIAFLILASCKGETKTEQEVALDPSVQEMWERFITSHPEFKGEEQPESWFFHNNEADANRLAKLVLEGKKQAGSGLYTWYEEANADLPSVGTQHIITNFYGKAQAIIEVTKVDTIPFNQISEAYAALDMGTTDEPLKKWKKAHWDFFSMAMKESGEEPTEDMLIVCEWFETVYPKN; this comes from the coding sequence ATGAAACACCTCATCTTAATCGCCTTTCTGATTCTGGCCAGCTGCAAAGGTGAAACCAAAACGGAGCAAGAGGTTGCTCTAGACCCATCGGTTCAGGAAATGTGGGAGCGTTTTATAACATCCCATCCAGAGTTCAAGGGTGAGGAACAACCGGAATCCTGGTTTTTTCATAATAATGAAGCAGACGCAAACCGTTTGGCCAAATTGGTCTTAGAAGGAAAAAAGCAAGCGGGTTCAGGTCTCTACACTTGGTACGAAGAAGCCAACGCAGATTTGCCTTCCGTAGGCACCCAGCACATCATCACCAATTTTTACGGAAAAGCACAAGCCATAATTGAAGTAACAAAAGTAGATACCATCCCCTTTAACCAAATTTCCGAAGCTTATGCCGCATTAGATATGGGAACAACAGATGAACCACTAAAGAAATGGAAAAAAGCCCATTGGGATTTCTTTTCCATGGCAATGAAAGAAAGCGGAGAAGAACCAACCGAAGACATGCTTATTGTTTGCGAGTGGTTTGAAACCGTATATCCTAAGAACTAA
- a CDS encoding Crp/Fnr family transcriptional regulator has protein sequence MKEGLLQNYGYLFEDALLEEMQAVGLLKKFQQGTVIMDIGETILHMPLLLSGAIKILREDENGDELLLYFLERGDTCAMTFSCCVGTHKSEIRAVAESDTELIMIPVEKMEVWMAKYATWRQFILDSYHTRMTELLETVDTLAFLRMDERLLKHLQDKAMVNHDEFVQTTHQDIAYDLNTSRVVISRLLKKLEKEGKIEMQRNRIKVVDL, from the coding sequence ATGAAAGAAGGACTTTTACAAAACTATGGCTATCTCTTTGAGGATGCGCTCTTAGAAGAAATGCAAGCTGTGGGATTATTGAAAAAATTCCAGCAGGGAACCGTAATTATGGATATTGGCGAGACCATATTGCATATGCCGTTATTACTGAGTGGTGCCATTAAGATTCTACGCGAAGATGAGAACGGAGATGAACTGTTGCTATATTTTTTAGAAAGGGGAGATACTTGTGCGATGACCTTCTCATGTTGCGTGGGTACCCATAAAAGTGAAATACGGGCCGTTGCCGAAAGTGATACCGAACTTATTATGATTCCCGTGGAGAAGATGGAGGTTTGGATGGCAAAATATGCTACATGGCGGCAATTTATTTTAGATAGTTACCATACCCGAATGACGGAGCTGTTGGAAACGGTAGATACCTTGGCATTTCTGCGGATGGATGAAAGACTACTAAAACACCTTCAGGATAAGGCTATGGTAAACCATGATGAATTTGTACAGACTACGCATCAGGATATTGCATACGATCTGAATACTTCTAGAGTCGTGATTTCAAGGTTATTGAAAAAACTGGAAAAGGAAGGAAAAATAGAGATGCAGCGCAACCGGATCAAAGTGGTAGATCTATAA
- a CDS encoding TetR/AcrR family transcriptional regulator translates to MNKKESILRSALELLVENGVHNTPMSAIAKNAGTGMGTIYNYFPTKDELINELYVTIKEQENTAFPDFDATQPIKSQFEGYFKDIIIFFIENAPYFKFMEQIRASPIITEESKNKGLATVLPVYDLLNKGKELLIIKDIETDELIQFMGGAVVSYLRWYHSQVSVPSNSIQNQVNMVWDGIKG, encoded by the coding sequence GTGAATAAGAAAGAGAGCATCTTACGGTCCGCTTTGGAACTTTTGGTAGAAAATGGTGTACATAATACGCCCATGTCCGCCATAGCAAAAAATGCCGGAACCGGTATGGGAACGATTTATAATTATTTCCCCACTAAAGATGAATTGATCAATGAACTATATGTAACCATTAAAGAGCAGGAAAATACCGCTTTCCCTGATTTTGATGCAACGCAGCCTATTAAATCTCAATTTGAAGGGTATTTTAAGGATATAATTATCTTTTTTATTGAGAATGCGCCGTATTTTAAGTTTATGGAGCAGATTAGGGCTTCTCCTATTATTACCGAGGAAAGTAAGAATAAGGGTTTGGCAACGGTACTTCCGGTCTACGACTTGCTTAATAAAGGAAAAGAATTACTCATCATAAAGGATATAGAAACGGACGAGCTAATTCAATTCATGGGCGGGGCAGTGGTGTCCTATTTAAGATGGTATCACTCACAGGTGAGCGTACCGTCAAATTCTATTCAAAATCAGGTGAATATGGTTTGGGACGGAATAAAAGGTTAA